The Mucilaginibacter mallensis genome has a segment encoding these proteins:
- a CDS encoding acetoacetate decarboxylase family protein has translation MGIPDRIKNYTGRYALVDDVPFKMPVATENSPALMAAFLCDYDKANALLPGNELHAVKYHNGKAIFMVTVINYLHTNIGKYIEYSIGIACTRGPKPAPRMLPALFTSHYNTGQYILELPVSSEISVKGGKGIWGMPKHKASLDFIITDDKVSAQYELNGHFAFRIEIDKPAKCNFPLNVGSVNYSHFRNMLMASNIYFKAKAGIRMGKNAKGSLFIGDHKRTGYMRDLGIESSPLFTAFMPHANGVLDDHFECWFITYKDKPQKVTPEGFASVINMGLSEDWLPAPSITDYQQFKI, from the coding sequence ATGGGAATACCTGATAGAATTAAGAACTATACCGGCCGTTATGCATTGGTTGATGATGTGCCCTTTAAAATGCCGGTAGCCACCGAAAATTCACCTGCATTAATGGCTGCTTTTTTATGCGATTACGATAAGGCAAACGCCTTACTGCCCGGTAACGAGCTGCACGCGGTAAAGTACCATAATGGCAAAGCCATATTTATGGTTACCGTAATAAATTACCTGCATACCAACATAGGTAAATATATCGAATATAGCATAGGCATTGCCTGTACCAGGGGCCCAAAACCAGCGCCCAGAATGCTACCTGCTTTATTTACCAGTCACTACAACACCGGGCAATATATACTTGAACTCCCTGTAAGCAGCGAAATATCAGTTAAAGGCGGCAAAGGCATATGGGGAATGCCTAAGCATAAGGCCAGTCTTGATTTTATTATCACTGATGATAAAGTATCGGCCCAATATGAGCTGAATGGCCACTTCGCTTTCAGGATAGAGATTGATAAACCGGCTAAATGTAATTTTCCGCTGAATGTGGGCTCAGTAAACTATAGTCATTTTCGCAATATGCTGATGGCATCTAACATCTATTTCAAAGCTAAAGCAGGTATAAGAATGGGTAAAAACGCCAAAGGCAGTTTATTTATCGGGGATCATAAACGTACCGGCTATATGCGTGATTTGGGAATTGAAAGCAGCCCGCTTTTTACTGCATTTATGCCGCATGCCAATGGTGTGCTCGACGATCATTTTGAGTGCTGGTTTATCACCTATAAAGATAAACCTCAAAAAGTAACACCCGAAGGCTTTGCAAGCGTGATAAACATGGGTTTGAGTGAAGACTGGCTGCCCGCACCGAGCATCACCGATTACCAGCAATTTAAGATATAA
- a CDS encoding GMC family oxidoreductase N-terminal domain-containing protein, translated as MRKLSKSITDLKPFYDVVIIGSGYGGSIAASRFSRAGLKVCLLEKGKEFQPGEYPVTLMEAEGEMQLNTDISKADKNGLYDIHVGQGISVFKGCGLGGTSQVNAGVVIKPEDRVFLDDRWPSAIRNDMASLQDGYNKAWDMLKPSAYPANTPGYPELAKSKAMQISAEKMNQPFYYTDINVSFKTGINHVGVQQNQCVNCGDCVTGCNHFAKNTLIMNYLPDAVNNGAEIFCNINVDHVEQSANNWITYFDVFGNDRDKFKAPLMFVRSANVIIAGGALGSTEILLRSKQNGLSVSSKLGDHFTGNGDVLGFAYNCEEPINGMGLGTLWNDDKYEPVGPCITSVIDMRNQPVLDDGMTFEEGSVPAPIVSMLNLALMSLSATIGHNTTGVFSNWLRDCGEEAKSLISGPYHGATSHTQTYLIMTHDDCSGVMSLNNGYFSINWPGVGKEAIFQKVSQAMTDATEALGGVFIKDLVWEKALDYELVTVHPLGGCSMAEDATQGVTNDIGNVFSGTDGQATHAGLYVLDGSIIPLPLGTNPLFTISAVAERACNIIIKNMGLETTYDFPPVVSNLTIPAPAVQFTETMKGFFSVGEKDDFEVGYTAGEQHCSPILFTLTIQTESMDIFVADPEHKGYMSGTVVAPALSDKPLTVSDGLFNLFVKDADNPEHLKMKYNMTLNTHDGKQFYFYGYKKVDGNSPFDLWNDTTVLYTTVYEDEAKNNVLGKGILKIAAQDFATQMTTMKTVNTSSMMESLKAMEPFSKFFSEELIDTYFKKFF; from the coding sequence ATGAGAAAATTATCTAAATCCATCACTGATCTTAAACCCTTTTATGACGTAGTAATTATAGGCAGCGGCTACGGCGGAAGCATAGCGGCAAGTCGCTTTTCGCGGGCGGGGCTGAAAGTTTGTCTGCTTGAAAAGGGTAAGGAATTTCAGCCGGGCGAATACCCGGTTACCTTAATGGAAGCCGAAGGTGAGATGCAATTAAACACCGACATTAGTAAAGCCGATAAAAATGGTCTGTATGATATCCATGTTGGACAAGGTATATCTGTATTTAAAGGCTGCGGACTGGGCGGTACTTCGCAGGTTAACGCAGGCGTGGTTATTAAACCGGAGGACCGTGTGTTTCTGGATGATAGGTGGCCATCGGCAATAAGGAATGATATGGCTAGCTTACAGGATGGCTATAACAAGGCATGGGATATGCTAAAACCATCTGCTTATCCGGCAAACACACCCGGTTATCCCGAGTTGGCCAAATCAAAGGCTATGCAGATATCCGCAGAAAAAATGAACCAGCCTTTTTATTATACAGATATCAATGTATCATTTAAAACAGGCATTAACCACGTTGGCGTTCAGCAAAACCAATGTGTTAATTGCGGCGATTGTGTTACCGGATGCAATCATTTTGCCAAGAACACCCTAATTATGAATTACTTACCCGACGCCGTAAACAACGGGGCCGAAATATTCTGTAATATTAATGTTGATCATGTTGAACAGTCGGCCAATAACTGGATTACCTATTTTGATGTTTTTGGTAACGACAGGGATAAATTTAAAGCGCCGCTAATGTTTGTACGCTCGGCTAACGTAATAATTGCCGGTGGCGCATTGGGCAGTACAGAGATTTTATTGCGGTCAAAACAAAACGGTTTGTCAGTTTCATCAAAATTAGGAGATCATTTTACAGGTAATGGCGATGTTTTGGGCTTTGCCTATAACTGCGAAGAACCCATTAATGGTATGGGCTTAGGCACTTTGTGGAACGACGACAAATATGAACCTGTCGGCCCGTGTATTACCAGCGTTATTGATATGCGTAATCAACCCGTACTGGATGATGGGATGACCTTTGAAGAAGGAAGTGTGCCCGCTCCTATTGTTTCCATGCTGAATTTAGCCCTGATGTCGTTATCAGCTACAATTGGGCATAATACTACAGGAGTTTTTTCTAACTGGCTAAGAGATTGCGGCGAAGAGGCTAAAAGCCTCATCAGTGGACCCTACCATGGCGCTACCAGCCATACACAAACCTATTTGATTATGACGCATGATGATTGCAGCGGTGTAATGAGTTTAAATAATGGATACTTTTCCATTAACTGGCCCGGTGTTGGCAAGGAGGCTATTTTCCAGAAAGTAAGCCAAGCCATGACCGATGCAACCGAAGCTTTAGGGGGCGTATTTATTAAGGATCTGGTATGGGAAAAGGCATTAGATTATGAATTAGTAACCGTACACCCGCTCGGTGGTTGCAGCATGGCCGAAGATGCCACACAGGGCGTAACCAATGATATCGGCAACGTATTTTCAGGCACAGATGGGCAGGCAACACATGCAGGCTTATATGTGTTGGATGGCTCTATAATCCCGCTGCCACTGGGCACAAATCCATTATTCACCATTTCAGCAGTTGCTGAACGCGCCTGTAACATTATCATAAAAAACATGGGTCTTGAAACGACTTATGATTTTCCTCCTGTGGTTTCCAATTTAACCATTCCAGCACCGGCAGTTCAGTTTACTGAAACCATGAAAGGCTTTTTCAGTGTAGGCGAAAAAGATGATTTTGAGGTGGGTTATACAGCTGGCGAACAGCATTGCTCCCCTATATTATTTACGCTCACCATCCAAACAGAAAGCATGGACATTTTCGTTGCCGATCCTGAACATAAAGGCTATATGAGCGGAACCGTGGTTGCCCCTGCTTTGTCAGACAAGCCATTAACTGTAAGCGATGGCCTGTTTAACCTCTTTGTAAAAGATGCCGACAATCCCGAACATCTGAAAATGAAATATAATATGACGCTTAATACGCATGATGGCAAGCAATTTTATTTTTACGGATATAAAAAGGTTGATGGCAATTCTCCGTTTGATCTTTGGAATGATACGACCGTACTTTATACAACAGTTTATGAGGATGAAGCCAAAAACAATGTATTAGGAAAAGGTATTTTAAAGATAGCCGCGCAGGACTTCGCAACGCAAATGACTACCATGAAAACAGTGAATACCAGCAGTATGATGGAAAGCCTAAAAGCGATGGAACCATTCTCAAAGTTTTTTAGCGAAGAGCTTATTGACACCTATTTCAAGAAATTCTTTTAA